One window from the genome of Chrysemys picta bellii isolate R12L10 chromosome 15, ASM1138683v2, whole genome shotgun sequence encodes:
- the LOC101939163 gene encoding T-box-containing protein TBX6L isoform X2, with protein sequence MFPQCKIKISGLIPYAKYLMLVDFVPMDNFRYKWNKDQWEVAGKAEPQLPCRTYIHPDSPAPGSHWMKEPVSFQKLKLTNNTLDQHGHIILHSMHRYKPRFHVVQADDLFSARWSIFQMFSFPETVFTSVTAYQNEQITKLKIDNNPFAKGFREHGKNTRREGRVKGQKLSPAKGQKRKLPEETESGAEESDFVKDENVEVKEESNSIPVSSGYPFWVSEQNGSHSIPAASPAPADQREATAREQQVPTPSSYQTYRFHDNGDTQQAPTRDILALNEFRARSHRVDIATVPEQDSKQLSEGFTNLPTLHPPLPPPQDYTGVVNMAVDSAGKPGTRGPMYNPYGTEQGLGQWMVPSHSQYRAMSYSPFSTDYNTQGASGHAHGSMADWSQYPLFPYACW encoded by the exons ATGTTTCCGCAGTGCAAAATCAAAATCTCTGGCTTGATCCCTTACGCTAAGTACCTCATGCTGGTGGATTTTGTGCCGATGGACAACTTCAGGTACAAg TGGAATAAGGATCAGTGGGAAGTTGCTGGAAAGGCAGAGCCACAGCTGCCCTGTCGTACATACATACATCCAGATtctccagctcctggcagccactGGATGAAAGAACCTGTCTCCTTCCAAAAGCTGAAGCTCACCAACAATACCCTGGATCAACACGGGCAC ATCATCCTTCACTCCATGCACCGCTACAAGCCTCGCTTCCACGTCGTTCAGGCAGACGACCTGTTCAGTGCCCGCTGGAGCATATTCCAGATGTTCAGCTTCCCTGAGACTGTCTTCACCTCTGTCACTGCCTACCAGAATGAGCAG ATCACAAAACTCAAGATTGACAACAACCCATTTGCTAAGGGATTCCGGGAACATGGGAAGAACACTCGAAG GGAAGGGCGAGTCAAAGGCCAGAAACTTAGTCCAGCCAAAGGCCAGAAGAGGAAGCTGCCAGAAGAAACAGAATCTGGTGCTGAGGAATCTG ATTTTGTGAAGGATGAGAACGTGGAGGTGAAGGAAGAGAGTAATTCCATTCCTGTCAGCAGCGGGTACCCCTTCTGGGTCTCCGAGCAGAACGGCAGCCACTCGATCCCTGCAGCGTCACCAGCACCAGCAGACCAAAGAGAGGCAACTGCCAGAGAGCAGCAAGTGCCAACACCTTCCTCCTACCAGACATATAG GTTCCACGACAATGGGGATACACAGCAGGCGCCCACTCGTGACATCCTCGCTTTAAATGAATTCCGGGCCAGATCCCACCGAGTGGATATAGCCACGGTGCCCGAACAAGATTCCAAACAGCTGTCAGAAGGTTTCACCAACCTGCCTACACTCCACCCTCCACTACCTCCTCCACAGGACTATACTGGGGTGGTCAACATGGCTGTAGACTCTGCTGGGAAACCAGGGACCCGAGGTCCAATGTACAATCCATATGGCACCGAGCAAGGCCTAGGCCAATGGATGGTACCTTCCCACAGCCAGTACAGGGCAATGAGCTATTCTCCCTTCTCCACAGATTATAATACTCAAGGGGCTTCAGGGCATGCCCATGGGAGCATGGCAGACTGGAGCCAGTACCCTTTGTTCCCCTATGCCTGCTGGTGA